The following proteins are co-located in the Microvirga ossetica genome:
- a CDS encoding PAS domain-containing protein yields MDDASSPRNASEKWPRRSLRSRTQASSAGAEDANERLRAVLASVSDCYFTLDRAYRITDLNEAAKDWVGPDPDRVLGVCLWDLCHPEAECSRVIREGMQARQSIRREVMSGLRPGHFLDLHVCPSTDGLSVFFTDVTERHAAKAALNELAGRVLSLQDEERQRIAEELHDSTAQHLAALVLHLMRLRPFVLPEGHTVLDEAADSAEEAARELRAFTYLLHPPGLENGGLAGTVRAFAAGFARRTGLQASVSMPDAADNLPFDIQRSLLRVIQEALTNTYRHAAASRITIDLRVGANALKLRVRDDGCGLSCGVRKAAEGGALLGVGVTSMRARMLRFGGSLRLLSGARGTLVVAILPLGFKPVGHGVQATSGPQNVERERAGAIS; encoded by the coding sequence ATGGATGACGCGTCCTCGCCGCGGAACGCCTCGGAGAAATGGCCGCGGCGTAGCCTCAGGAGCCGCACGCAAGCAAGCTCCGCAGGCGCCGAAGACGCGAACGAGCGGCTCAGGGCAGTCCTGGCCAGTGTCAGTGACTGCTACTTCACGCTGGACCGGGCCTACCGCATCACCGATCTCAATGAGGCGGCGAAGGACTGGGTCGGGCCGGATCCGGACAGGGTCCTGGGCGTATGCCTTTGGGACCTGTGCCATCCTGAGGCCGAGTGCAGCCGCGTCATCAGGGAAGGCATGCAAGCGCGCCAAAGCATCCGGCGCGAGGTGATGTCCGGCCTGCGACCAGGCCACTTTCTCGATCTCCACGTCTGCCCCTCGACGGATGGCCTGAGCGTCTTCTTCACCGACGTCACGGAACGTCATGCCGCCAAGGCAGCGTTGAACGAGCTCGCCGGACGCGTCCTGAGCCTTCAGGACGAGGAGCGCCAACGGATCGCCGAGGAGTTGCATGACTCGACGGCTCAGCATCTCGCGGCCCTCGTCCTCCACCTCATGCGGCTGAGGCCGTTTGTTCTGCCCGAAGGCCACACGGTGCTCGATGAGGCGGCTGACTCGGCCGAGGAGGCCGCAAGGGAGCTGCGCGCCTTCACGTACCTGCTGCATCCGCCGGGCCTGGAGAACGGCGGTCTTGCCGGAACCGTGCGGGCCTTTGCGGCGGGGTTCGCGCGCCGGACGGGCCTGCAAGCATCCGTCTCAATGCCGGACGCGGCCGACAACCTGCCCTTCGACATCCAGCGTTCGCTGCTCAGGGTGATCCAGGAGGCACTGACCAACACCTACCGGCATGCCGCCGCCTCCCGGATCACGATCGACCTGCGGGTCGGGGCCAATGCCCTGAAACTGCGGGTTCGCGACGATGGCTGCGGGCTGTCCTGCGGCGTCCGGAAGGCGGCCGAGGGCGGCGCCTTGCTTGGCGTCGGTGTCACCAGCATGCGGGCGCGCATGCTGCGGTTCGGCGGCAGCTTGCGGCTCCTGAGCGGCGCCCGCGGAACGCTGGTCGTGGCCATCCTGCCCCTCGGGTTCAAGCCCGTGGGTCACGGGGTGCAGGCAACCTCCGGCCCGCAGAATGTCGAACGTGAACGGGCTGGGGCAATCAGTTGA
- a CDS encoding PAS domain S-box protein has translation MQFLTGGGIMGARIQAFDWSASPLGSPETWPPSLRVTLSNMLRSKMPTYLLWGQQLITFHNDACLPLRGLRAEALGQPLPRVWAEIWDVAAPLVTQARRGEAAYVQDVPVWIVQRKGYPEETWWNASFSPVMAETGDVGGVLIIIHETTERVFGEQRLRFLVDLSTRLRGIPDARGVMDTAAEMLGRHLKASRVGYAEFSKAGTSFTVERDWTEGPTPTFAGQYRVSDFGPLIESELQAGHTIRIDDALTDARTEEVNTAAESLHTGKRASIIAPLIRDGRLVASLFVHQAEPCHWRDDEVTLAQEVAERTWTSVLRARAETNLRESEARFRQFAEHSTDMLWIMNAETLQMEYVSPAFERVWGWSPEIFRHRDQWAETLHPDDRERALQATDRVLRGDTVVEEYRIVRPDGSMRHIHATGFPIFDEDQKIRRIAGIAKDITQHDGSTVYVVDSNEVSQRDLCLLLQGASYEVKTFASAQSFLDVAPVLVPGCVVLDIRNPEAGGLTIPRELKARRAGLPVIVIGEARGDVAVGVQAMKAGAVDFLDVPYRSEQLLDALASAQAAIRERAERDQATERVKALIAALPPREREVLDGLLAGGTNKTIARELGLSPRTVEAHRARIMERLSAQSLPELVQIAVVAGLQPKLQDRRG, from the coding sequence ATGCAGTTTCTGACCGGTGGCGGCATCATGGGCGCTCGCATCCAGGCCTTCGACTGGTCAGCCTCCCCACTCGGATCCCCTGAGACCTGGCCACCCTCACTCCGCGTCACGCTCAGCAACATGCTGCGATCCAAGATGCCCACCTACCTGTTGTGGGGGCAGCAGCTGATCACCTTCCACAATGATGCCTGTCTGCCGCTGCGTGGTCTCAGGGCGGAGGCCCTCGGGCAGCCCCTGCCGCGGGTCTGGGCCGAGATCTGGGATGTGGCCGCGCCGCTCGTTACGCAGGCGCGTCGCGGCGAGGCAGCGTACGTTCAGGACGTGCCGGTCTGGATCGTGCAGCGAAAGGGTTATCCCGAGGAGACATGGTGGAACGCCTCCTTCAGCCCAGTCATGGCCGAGACTGGCGACGTGGGAGGTGTTCTCATCATCATCCATGAGACGACTGAGCGGGTGTTTGGTGAGCAGCGTCTCCGGTTCCTGGTCGATCTCAGCACCCGATTGCGCGGGATTCCCGACGCCCGTGGGGTCATGGACACGGCAGCCGAAATGCTTGGCCGGCACTTGAAGGCCAGCCGCGTCGGATATGCCGAATTCAGCAAGGCTGGCACATCCTTCACGGTCGAGCGCGACTGGACTGAGGGCCCAACTCCGACCTTTGCCGGCCAGTACCGCGTGAGCGACTTCGGGCCGCTCATCGAGAGCGAGTTGCAGGCGGGGCATACAATCCGCATTGATGATGCCTTGACGGATGCTCGAACCGAGGAGGTGAATACCGCGGCTGAGTCCCTCCACACCGGAAAGCGCGCCAGCATCATCGCGCCTCTGATCCGGGACGGTCGCCTGGTCGCGTCGCTCTTCGTCCATCAGGCTGAGCCCTGTCACTGGCGTGACGATGAAGTGACGCTGGCGCAGGAAGTGGCCGAACGCACCTGGACATCGGTCCTCAGAGCCCGGGCGGAAACGAACCTACGGGAGAGCGAGGCACGCTTCCGGCAGTTCGCCGAGCACTCGACCGACATGCTCTGGATCATGAATGCCGAGACGTTGCAGATGGAGTATGTCAGCCCCGCCTTCGAGCGCGTCTGGGGCTGGTCCCCGGAGATCTTCCGGCACCGCGACCAATGGGCCGAAACGCTCCATCCGGATGACCGCGAGCGCGCGCTCCAGGCCACCGATCGCGTCTTGCGCGGCGACACTGTTGTTGAGGAGTACCGCATTGTTCGACCGGATGGGAGCATGCGCCACATCCACGCCACCGGCTTCCCGATCTTTGACGAGGATCAGAAGATTCGACGGATCGCCGGCATTGCCAAGGACATCACCCAGCATGATGGCTCGACAGTCTACGTGGTCGATAGCAATGAGGTCTCCCAACGCGATCTGTGCCTTCTGCTCCAGGGGGCCAGCTACGAGGTGAAGACGTTCGCCTCGGCGCAGTCCTTCCTGGACGTGGCACCGGTGCTGGTGCCCGGCTGTGTGGTGCTCGATATTCGCAATCCGGAGGCGGGCGGGCTGACGATCCCCAGAGAGCTGAAAGCCCGGCGTGCGGGCCTACCGGTGATCGTAATCGGTGAGGCCCGCGGGGACGTTGCGGTTGGTGTCCAGGCAATGAAAGCAGGAGCGGTCGATTTCCTCGATGTGCCGTATCGCTCCGAGCAGCTGCTGGATGCGCTCGCCTCGGCCCAGGCGGCCATCCGGGAGAGGGCTGAGCGGGATCAGGCCACCGAACGCGTGAAGGCGCTCATTGCAGCGCTGCCGCCGCGTGAGCGGGAGGTGCTGGACGGGCTGCTGGCCGGGGGCACGAACAAGACGATTGCACGGGAGCTTGGGCTGAGTCCGCGGACGGTTGAGGCACACCGGGCTCGCATCATGGAGCGGCTGAGCGCTCAGAGCCTGCCCGAGCTGGTGCAGATTGCGGTTGTGGCAGGCTTGCAGCCCAAACTGCAGGATAGGCGAGGGTGA
- a CDS encoding DUF6894 family protein: MMPLYYLHIRNGDKLELDPDGTELPDLEAAFAEAVTVARELVDEVDDLGRDAAIEITDGAGETVLTVPFSDTLRPH, encoded by the coding sequence ATGATGCCTCTGTACTATCTCCACATTCGAAACGGGGACAAGCTTGAGCTGGATCCGGACGGCACAGAGCTGCCCGATCTTGAGGCCGCCTTTGCGGAAGCTGTGACAGTGGCGCGGGAACTCGTGGACGAAGTGGATGACCTGGGACGCGATGCAGCCATCGAGATTACGGATGGAGCCGGCGAAACAGTCCTGACGGTGCCGTTCTCGGACACTCTCCGGCCGCACTGA
- a CDS encoding phasin family protein, whose translation MSAARRFSQTPPDKANELFDKLLATSDNAVKTRERLFADLKRELELLATLQEEHLFPVLRRHGMGDLLHEASTDNEQTSALLDELEAMRKNGAEFLGKIAELRRIFQHHIRDDRKELLPAVLKVLSDEEANAIAETVEDEMANIDEMKRADSRRTREQGEAVQRVTEDVADTLRASVAGAQTMAQAMQEMVETSFSTFSELTRHSTRQGLLTVDRPDRAALGLSEEAAHNLRAVAQSGTALARGLQEVSREVVERGHKRLQRNLDGLQTLARCHTLADFVEVQTTLLRDNLEQTIENSRRIAELTLQMTEEATRTVAVQAEQTAQRLNRAA comes from the coding sequence ATGTCCGCCGCCAGACGATTCAGCCAAACGCCACCGGACAAGGCGAACGAGCTGTTTGATAAGCTGCTCGCCACCTCCGATAATGCGGTCAAAACCCGTGAGCGCCTGTTCGCCGATCTAAAGCGGGAACTGGAACTGCTGGCTACCCTTCAGGAAGAGCACCTCTTCCCGGTGCTGAGACGGCACGGAATGGGCGATCTCCTGCACGAGGCCAGCACCGACAACGAGCAAACCAGTGCGCTCTTGGACGAACTCGAGGCCATGCGAAAGAACGGCGCCGAGTTCCTCGGCAAGATCGCTGAACTGAGACGCATTTTCCAGCACCACATCCGCGACGACCGGAAGGAGCTGCTTCCCGCCGTGCTCAAGGTCTTGAGTGACGAGGAAGCCAACGCCATCGCCGAGACAGTGGAGGATGAAATGGCCAACATTGATGAGATGAAGCGCGCCGACAGCCGACGGACCCGTGAGCAGGGCGAAGCCGTGCAGCGGGTGACGGAGGATGTGGCCGACACGCTGCGGGCCAGCGTCGCCGGCGCCCAGACGATGGCTCAAGCCATGCAGGAGATGGTGGAGACCAGCTTCAGCACATTCTCTGAGCTGACCCGCCACTCAACGCGCCAAGGCTTGCTGACGGTGGACCGTCCTGATAGGGCCGCGCTTGGGCTGAGCGAAGAGGCGGCGCACAACCTGCGCGCTGTGGCCCAATCCGGCACTGCACTCGCGCGCGGTCTGCAGGAGGTCTCGCGTGAGGTGGTCGAGCGCGGCCACAAGCGCCTGCAGCGGAACCTCGATGGCCTGCAGACCCTCGCCCGCTGCCACACGCTGGCAGATTTCGTGGAGGTGCAAACGACACTCCTGCGCGACAACCTGGAGCAGACCATCGAGAACAGCCGGCGCATCGCCGAGCTCACGCTCCAGATGACTGAGGAGGCCACACGCACCGTGGCCGTGCAGGCTGAGCAGACTGCCCAGCGGCTCAACCGCGCGGCATAA
- a CDS encoding Crp/Fnr family transcriptional regulator, translating into MVAAAHSPQTLMIRKLDSIFPLSDEEKRVLQDLPVQVQALKADHDIVRIGDRPSHSCLLLEGFTCVYKLTSDGKRQIMAIHVPGDTPDLQSLHLKVMDNSVATICPCTVGFIRHDDLRRVCERYPRIAAAFWRETLVDASIFRERLLNVGRREAYTRMAHLLCEFRVKLKAVGLTEDDTFDLPLTQVKLADVIGTSTVHVNRVLQALRTNGLIQTRGTQVTIPDWERLKEAGEFDPLYLHLEREDAA; encoded by the coding sequence ATGGTTGCTGCTGCTCACTCCCCGCAGACCCTGATGATCCGCAAGCTGGACAGTATCTTTCCTCTCTCCGATGAGGAGAAGCGCGTACTCCAGGATTTGCCGGTGCAGGTTCAGGCGCTCAAGGCTGACCACGACATTGTGCGCATCGGCGACCGCCCCTCGCACTCCTGCCTACTGCTGGAAGGTTTCACCTGCGTCTATAAGCTGACCTCGGACGGCAAACGCCAGATCATGGCCATTCATGTTCCCGGCGACACTCCGGACCTGCAAAGCCTGCACTTGAAGGTGATGGACAACAGCGTTGCCACCATCTGCCCGTGCACGGTCGGGTTCATCCGACATGACGACCTGCGCCGTGTGTGCGAGCGCTATCCCCGGATCGCCGCCGCCTTCTGGCGCGAGACGCTGGTGGACGCCTCGATCTTCCGGGAACGGCTGCTCAACGTCGGACGCCGTGAGGCTTACACCCGGATGGCGCATCTTCTCTGTGAGTTTCGGGTGAAGCTGAAGGCGGTCGGGCTGACCGAGGACGATACCTTCGATCTGCCGCTCACTCAGGTTAAACTCGCTGACGTCATCGGTACCAGCACGGTCCACGTCAACCGGGTTCTCCAAGCTCTTCGGACCAATGGTCTGATCCAGACCAGGGGAACGCAGGTGACCATCCCTGACTGGGAGAGGTTGAAGGAAGCGGGCGAGTTCGACCCACTCTACCTTCACTTGGAGAGGGAGGACGCAGCATGA
- a CDS encoding DUF6894 family protein, with amino-acid sequence MPRYFFHTLIDDRLIWDAAGQELPSLLSLEDRELTLAVWSEVFDRQGRVSRSFVITDEIGKVLFVTSR; translated from the coding sequence TTGCCGCGCTACTTCTTCCATACCCTTATTGACGACCGGCTGATCTGGGATGCGGCCGGACAGGAATTGCCGAGCCTCTTGAGCCTCGAGGATCGAGAACTGACCCTGGCCGTCTGGTCCGAGGTGTTCGACCGGCAAGGCCGGGTAAGCCGGAGTTTCGTGATCACCGACGAGATCGGCAAGGTGCTGTTCGTCACCTCTCGATGA
- a CDS encoding DUF6894 family protein → MPRLFFHVRFDHHSRSRDELGLDFPDVETACAEAVRAAKDLRDEFVAQGQNLRDYVIEVENVSGELVFRLPFSELFDA, encoded by the coding sequence ATGCCTCGCTTGTTCTTTCACGTCCGGTTCGACCACCACAGTCGGAGCCGCGACGAGCTTGGTCTCGACTTCCCGGACGTGGAAACCGCCTGCGCCGAAGCAGTCCGCGCGGCCAAGGATCTCAGAGATGAGTTCGTGGCTCAGGGGCAGAACCTGCGGGACTATGTCATTGAGGTCGAGAATGTCTCCGGCGAGCTGGTTTTTCGGCTGCCGTTCTCCGAACTGTTTGATGCTTGA
- a CDS encoding AraC family transcriptional regulator, whose amino-acid sequence MAITNEMAAPRRTLPPGYIHLGVSKEIAPTLRGFGLDPDPVIREAGLDPRLFDDGTNVISYVALGRLLTLCVARTNCPHFGLLVGQRATVLSLGLVGRLMQHSETLGDAMRALVENLRIQNRGAVLSLNISQDTALFTFSVYQPKAESADQISAGSLAVAVNAIRALCGSGWDPSEVLLPQTVPVDQEPYRRQFRAPIRFNEESASIVFPARDLDRRVAGADPMLRAMLEEKIQQLKGAQGSAFSDDIRRLLRTRLTGNHCSADDIAELLNMHRRTLSRHLKSSGMGYRAITNEIRFEIARQLLQDTQVPLAQIAAALGYSEASAFTRAFRRWSGQTPTTWRSHSDTDDEL is encoded by the coding sequence ATGGCGATAACCAACGAGATGGCTGCCCCTCGGCGAACACTTCCCCCCGGCTACATCCACCTGGGCGTCTCAAAGGAGATCGCCCCGACCCTACGCGGCTTCGGCCTCGATCCCGATCCGGTGATCCGGGAGGCCGGGCTCGATCCACGCCTCTTCGACGACGGCACGAACGTAATCTCCTATGTGGCCTTGGGCCGGCTGCTGACCCTGTGCGTGGCCCGCACGAACTGTCCGCATTTCGGGCTCCTGGTCGGCCAGCGCGCCACGGTCCTGTCGCTGGGCTTGGTCGGGCGTCTGATGCAGCATTCCGAGACCCTGGGAGATGCGATGCGTGCTCTCGTGGAGAACCTGAGAATCCAGAACCGGGGCGCCGTGCTGTCGCTCAACATCAGCCAGGACACGGCCCTGTTCACCTTCTCGGTCTACCAGCCTAAGGCCGAGAGTGCCGATCAGATCTCGGCCGGATCGCTGGCCGTTGCCGTGAACGCCATACGGGCCCTGTGCGGATCGGGCTGGGACCCGAGTGAGGTTCTGTTACCCCAGACCGTTCCAGTGGATCAGGAGCCGTATCGACGCCAGTTCCGAGCCCCGATCAGGTTCAATGAGGAAAGCGCCAGCATTGTCTTCCCGGCCCGCGATCTGGATCGGCGGGTTGCTGGGGCTGATCCGATGCTGCGGGCGATGCTAGAGGAGAAGATCCAGCAACTGAAAGGCGCGCAAGGCTCCGCATTCTCGGACGACATCCGGCGGTTGCTGCGCACGCGGCTGACGGGCAATCACTGCTCAGCCGACGACATCGCTGAACTGCTCAACATGCACCGGCGCACCCTCAGCCGGCATCTCAAGAGCAGTGGCATGGGCTATCGGGCGATCACGAACGAGATCCGGTTCGAGATTGCGCGCCAGTTGTTGCAGGACACCCAAGTGCCGCTCGCCCAGATCGCGGCGGCGCTGGGCTATTCGGAAGCGAGTGCCTTCACCCGGGCCTTCCGGCGCTGGTCGGGCCAGACGCCGACAACGTGGCGGAGCCACAGCGACACGGATGATGAGCTCTAG
- a CDS encoding ISNCY family transposase encodes MTVVSMSAKEFSQLDVLMDLEARRVTVRDACGLLRLKRRQVFRLLKDFRQHGAASLVSKRRGQPGNNRLPQPVRDLVMTLIKERYADFGPTLVAEKLLEVHDCRVSRETLRKWMIEDGLWLDRRRRLPSVHQPRNRRERRGELIQIDGSKHWWFENRGPQCTLLAYIDDATSQLMHAAFVPSESTFDYLRETHEYVTAHGRPIAFYSDKHAIFRVSNTEAESGDGMTQFGRALHELNIDILCANTPAAKGRVERSFGTLQDRLVKEMRLAGISTIEAANAFLPGFLADHNRRFAKEPISPSDAHRPVPQDMVLEDIFAWNEERTITRNLTLQYDKVLFLLEPTELTRPLARQRVTVIDYPDGRLAIRHNGVDLPYRTYDKLRRVTHAAIVENKRLSEVLAYVAQRQQERDEQRSAKAPRRRGQGERHMFKTP; translated from the coding sequence ATGACGGTGGTGTCGATGAGCGCCAAGGAGTTTTCCCAGCTGGATGTGCTGATGGATTTAGAAGCCCGTCGGGTGACCGTTCGGGACGCTTGCGGCCTGCTCCGGCTCAAACGCCGACAGGTCTTCCGGCTGTTGAAGGACTTCCGGCAGCACGGAGCTGCCAGCCTCGTGTCGAAGCGGCGTGGCCAGCCCGGCAACAACCGCCTGCCGCAGCCGGTCCGTGATCTGGTCATGACGCTCATCAAGGAGCGCTACGCCGACTTTGGCCCGACCCTGGTGGCCGAGAAGTTGCTTGAGGTTCATGACTGCCGGGTGTCACGGGAGACCCTGCGCAAGTGGATGATCGAAGACGGTCTGTGGCTGGATCGCCGCCGGCGCCTTCCTTCGGTTCATCAGCCACGCAATCGCCGCGAGCGCAGGGGCGAACTGATCCAGATCGACGGCTCCAAGCATTGGTGGTTCGAGAACCGTGGCCCACAATGCACGCTTCTGGCTTATATCGATGATGCCACCAGCCAGCTGATGCATGCGGCTTTCGTGCCCTCGGAGTCCACCTTCGATTACCTGCGCGAGACGCATGAATACGTCACAGCCCATGGCCGTCCGATCGCCTTCTACTCGGACAAGCACGCCATCTTCCGGGTCAGCAACACAGAGGCTGAAAGCGGCGACGGCATGACCCAATTCGGGCGGGCCCTGCATGAACTCAACATCGACATCCTCTGCGCCAACACACCGGCTGCCAAGGGCCGCGTCGAGCGCTCGTTCGGCACGCTGCAGGATCGCCTGGTCAAGGAGATGCGCCTTGCCGGCATATCGACGATCGAGGCAGCAAACGCCTTCCTGCCGGGGTTCCTGGCCGATCATAACCGGCGTTTCGCCAAGGAGCCCATCAGCCCCTCGGATGCGCACCGTCCGGTGCCGCAGGACATGGTGCTGGAGGATATCTTCGCCTGGAACGAGGAGCGCACCATCACCCGCAATCTGACGCTCCAGTACGACAAGGTGCTGTTCCTGCTCGAGCCCACTGAGCTGACGCGCCCTCTCGCCCGCCAGCGTGTGACGGTGATCGACTATCCGGACGGACGGCTGGCGATCCGGCACAACGGGGTCGACCTGCCATACCGCACCTATGACAAGCTGCGGCGGGTGACGCATGCGGCGATTGTCGAGAACAAGCGCCTGAGTGAGGTGCTGGCCTATGTGGCGCAGCGTCAGCAGGAGCGGGACGAGCAGCGCTCGGCCAAGGCGCCGCGCCGGCGGGGGCAGGGTGAGCGTCACATGTTCAAGACACCGTAA
- a CDS encoding DUF6894 family protein translates to MARFYFDVREGDSFTRDDDGLEFDSLDEAAAEAANSAAELGRDRLPKGHAPEIMVEVRDEHGERVLTVTISMTIRREACALAYG, encoded by the coding sequence GTGGCACGCTTCTATTTTGACGTGCGGGAAGGTGACAGCTTCACCCGCGATGACGATGGCCTTGAATTCGACAGCCTGGACGAAGCCGCCGCCGAGGCTGCTAACAGCGCGGCTGAGCTCGGACGGGACCGGTTGCCGAAGGGTCATGCCCCCGAGATCATGGTTGAGGTTAGAGATGAGCATGGCGAGCGGGTGCTGACCGTGACGATTTCCATGACCATTCGTCGGGAGGCATGCGCGCTCGCGTATGGGTGA
- a CDS encoding IS630 family transposase, producing MNICYRVELSEAERANLQAMLSGGKQAARTLKRAQILLAADAGVPDETIAQSIAVGGATVYRTKRRFVEGNLERALSEEPRPGAARKLSGPEEALLVATACAKPPAGRARWTLELLAGEIVRLTQHESLSRETLRRRLCENALKPWRQKMWCVPKIDGEYVARMEDVLDLYAEPSDPQHPVVCFDESPVQLIGETRQPLPATPGQIERVDYEYRRCGTVNLFVVLDAHRPWRRVKVSEQRTACDFARCMRELVDVDFPQAERIRVVMDNLSTHTPGSLYQAFPPDEAHRLLQHLEFHYTPKHASWLNMVEIEIGVLKGQCLDRRIDTREELEREIAAWERERNAAGARITWMFTTEKARAKMGRAYPKPGPLEPLAKRS from the coding sequence ATGAACATATGCTACCGGGTTGAGCTGAGCGAGGCCGAGCGTGCCAACCTCCAGGCGATGCTCAGCGGCGGCAAGCAGGCCGCTCGCACGCTCAAGCGCGCGCAGATCCTGCTGGCGGCCGATGCTGGCGTGCCAGACGAGACGATTGCCCAAAGTATCGCGGTCGGCGGCGCGACCGTGTATCGGACCAAGCGCCGCTTCGTGGAGGGCAACCTGGAGCGGGCCCTCAGCGAGGAGCCCCGTCCCGGCGCCGCCCGCAAGCTCTCAGGCCCGGAGGAGGCGCTGCTGGTGGCAACCGCCTGCGCAAAGCCGCCCGCGGGCCGGGCCCGCTGGACGCTGGAACTCTTGGCCGGCGAGATCGTGCGGCTCACCCAACATGAGAGCCTGTCGCGGGAGACGCTGCGCCGGCGACTCTGCGAGAACGCGCTCAAGCCCTGGCGGCAGAAGATGTGGTGCGTTCCGAAGATTGATGGCGAATACGTCGCCCGCATGGAGGACGTGCTTGATCTCTACGCCGAGCCGTCCGATCCGCAGCACCCGGTGGTTTGCTTTGATGAGAGCCCAGTCCAGCTCATCGGCGAGACGCGTCAGCCGCTCCCGGCCACGCCCGGGCAGATCGAGCGGGTCGATTATGAGTATCGCCGCTGTGGTACGGTGAACCTGTTCGTAGTCCTTGACGCGCATCGGCCCTGGCGCCGGGTCAAGGTCAGCGAGCAACGCACGGCATGCGACTTCGCCCGGTGCATGCGCGAACTTGTAGATGTCGACTTTCCGCAGGCCGAGCGGATCCGGGTCGTGATGGACAACCTGTCGACGCACACGCCCGGTTCGCTCTACCAGGCTTTCCCGCCTGACGAGGCGCATCGCCTCCTGCAGCATCTGGAGTTCCACTACACCCCCAAGCATGCGAGTTGGTTGAACATGGTCGAGATCGAGATTGGGGTGCTCAAGGGCCAGTGCCTGGATCGGCGTATTGACACGCGCGAGGAGCTCGAGCGGGAAATCGCTGCCTGGGAGCGCGAGCGTAACGCCGCCGGCGCACGCATCACCTGGATGTTCACGACCGAAAAGGCCCGGGCCAAAATGGGCCGCGCCTATCCCAAACCCGGCCCTCTCGAGCCACTCGCCAAAAGGTCATGA
- a CDS encoding LexA family protein: MSEKSFTDRQGQYLAFIDAYTRVHGRPPAETDMQSHFQVTPPSVHQMILTLERAGLIRRQPGVARSIEVLVAPECLPLLRHPQPVKSSGPRI; this comes from the coding sequence ATGTCTGAGAAAAGCTTCACTGACAGGCAGGGCCAGTACCTGGCCTTCATTGATGCCTACACCCGCGTCCATGGCCGTCCCCCGGCCGAAACCGACATGCAGAGCCATTTCCAGGTCACTCCGCCTTCCGTGCACCAGATGATCCTGACCTTGGAACGCGCCGGCTTGATCCGCCGTCAGCCCGGAGTGGCGCGAAGTATCGAGGTGTTGGTCGCCCCCGAATGCCTGCCCCTCCTCCGCCATCCCCAACCCGTCAAATCCTCTGGGCCGAGGATCTAG
- a CDS encoding helix-turn-helix domain-containing protein translates to MPQPYSPDLRERVLVACARGDLPQVEIARRFQVCPATVSNWRRQEREEGRRCPKPHSGGVPSRLDAAALEVLRQLVAEDNDALLREYRERLAERTGVTVCLAVICEALKRLKLRPKKRPFGRPSRSGPRLPPSARLTASR, encoded by the coding sequence ATGCCCCAGCCCTATTCTCCTGATCTGCGTGAGCGTGTTCTTGTCGCCTGTGCGCGTGGCGACCTTCCTCAGGTTGAGATTGCCCGCCGCTTCCAGGTCTGCCCCGCCACCGTCTCGAACTGGCGCCGCCAAGAGCGCGAGGAGGGCCGACGCTGTCCCAAGCCGCACAGCGGCGGCGTGCCCTCGCGCCTGGATGCAGCAGCTCTGGAGGTGCTGCGTCAGCTCGTGGCCGAAGACAATGACGCGCTGCTGCGCGAGTACCGCGAGCGCCTGGCCGAGCGAACGGGCGTGACGGTGTGTCTGGCGGTGATCTGCGAGGCGCTCAAGCGGCTCAAGCTGCGTCCGAAAAAAAGACCCTTCGGGCGGCCGAGCAGGAGCGGCCCGAGATTGCCGCCGAGCGCGAGGCTTACCGCCAGCAGATGA